One bacterium DNA segment encodes these proteins:
- a CDS encoding phage/plasmid primase, P4 family, with the protein MSADDLLETIALSGDYRDRENAIREICSVPSLERETDLGNAQRFARLHGHRVRYVQAYKRWLVYNGTRWAIDTTGEIMRLARDVPPEIYKQAGACPTEADRKRLAQHGTRTESEKSLRAMLSLAQSEPGIAASPDDFDADPWALNAQNCVVDLRSGDTMTNHPNDMCSMVAGTVYDETQRSKLWEDCVERWLPDPEVREFVHRAVGYSLIGMTLEEVLFILWGSGANGKSRFVETLRAALGDYAKNTPAETLMASQKGSGGISNDVARLKGARFVSASESDENRRLNEAKVKALTGGDTITARFMWAEHFEFTPAFSVWLSTNHKPVITGQDLGIWRRIKLVPFNVTIPEQERDPKLAQKLHAELPSVLAWCVEGCVKYQLAGGLKAPQAVTGATEDYRQESDVFGEFLEDRCERSPSLFATSDALFRAYRDWADSAGERAMTKVAFGKKLTELGFEKAKVGGKRGREGLALRGE; encoded by the coding sequence ATGAGCGCCGACGATCTGCTCGAGACGATTGCGCTCAGCGGCGACTACCGCGACCGCGAGAACGCGATTCGCGAGATCTGTTCGGTCCCGTCACTCGAGCGCGAGACCGACCTCGGGAATGCACAGCGATTCGCCCGTCTCCATGGGCACCGCGTCCGGTACGTGCAGGCCTACAAGCGGTGGCTCGTCTACAACGGAACCCGCTGGGCGATCGACACAACCGGCGAGATCATGCGGCTAGCGCGAGACGTGCCGCCGGAGATCTACAAGCAGGCCGGTGCCTGTCCGACGGAGGCCGATCGCAAGCGTCTCGCCCAGCACGGGACGCGTACCGAATCGGAGAAGAGCCTGCGCGCGATGCTCTCTCTGGCTCAGTCCGAGCCGGGCATCGCTGCCTCGCCCGACGACTTCGATGCAGACCCGTGGGCGCTGAACGCACAGAACTGCGTGGTTGATCTCCGATCCGGTGACACGATGACCAATCACCCGAACGACATGTGCTCGATGGTGGCGGGCACCGTGTACGACGAGACGCAGCGATCCAAGCTGTGGGAGGACTGCGTTGAGCGATGGCTGCCGGACCCCGAGGTCCGCGAGTTCGTTCACCGGGCGGTTGGCTACAGCCTGATCGGCATGACGCTCGAGGAGGTGCTCTTCATCCTCTGGGGATCCGGGGCGAACGGCAAGAGCCGATTCGTTGAGACCCTCCGTGCCGCGCTGGGCGACTACGCGAAGAACACTCCGGCGGAGACGCTGATGGCATCCCAGAAGGGCTCAGGCGGCATCTCGAACGACGTCGCTCGACTCAAGGGCGCTCGGTTCGTGAGCGCCTCAGAGAGCGACGAGAACCGGCGCCTGAACGAGGCGAAGGTCAAGGCCCTCACCGGTGGCGATACGATCACCGCGCGATTCATGTGGGCCGAGCACTTCGAGTTCACACCTGCCTTCTCGGTGTGGCTCTCGACGAACCACAAGCCGGTGATCACTGGGCAGGATCTCGGGATCTGGCGGCGGATCAAGCTCGTGCCGTTCAACGTGACGATTCCGGAACAGGAGCGAGACCCGAAGCTCGCTCAAAAGCTGCATGCGGAGCTGCCGAGCGTGCTCGCTTGGTGCGTCGAGGGATGCGTCAAGTACCAGCTCGCGGGAGGCCTGAAGGCGCCGCAGGCGGTCACCGGTGCGACAGAAGACTACCGGCAGGAGTCGGATGTCTTCGGGGAGTTTCTCGAGGACCGGTGTGAGCGCAGCCCCAGCCTGTTCGCGACGTCGGATGCGCTCTTCCGAGCCTATCGGGACTGGGCCGACAGTGCGGGCGAGCGCGCCATGACGAAGGTCGCCTTCGGCAAGAAGCTGACCGAGCTCGGTTTCGAGAAGGCCAAGGTCGGCGGCAAGCGGGGACGTGAAGGCCTCGCGCTGAGGGGCGAATGA